A section of the Falco peregrinus isolate bFalPer1 chromosome 3, bFalPer1.pri, whole genome shotgun sequence genome encodes:
- the SZRD1 gene encoding SUZ domain-containing protein 1 isoform X6, whose product MEDEEVAESWEEAADSGEIDRRLEKKLKITQKESRKSKSPPKVPIVIQDDSLPAGPPPQIRILKRPTTNGVLSNPNSASRPAFPVKSLAQREAEYAEARKRILGSASPEEEQEKPILDRPTRISQPEDSRQPNNVIRQPLGPDGSQGFKQRR is encoded by the exons ATGGAAGATGAGGAGGTCGCCGAGAGCTGGGAGGAGGCGGCCGACAGCGGG GAAATAGACAGACGGTtggaaaagaagctgaagaTCACGCAGAAGGAAAG tagAAAGTCAAAATCTCCTCCTAAAGTGCCGATCGTGATTCAGGACGACAGCCTTCCTGCAGGTCCTCCCCCGCAGATCCGCATCTTGAAGAGGCCGACGACCAACGGTGTGCTTAGCAATCCCAACTCTGCCAGCAGACCAGCCTTCCCCGTGAAATCCTTGGCACAGAGGGAGGCAGAGTACGCGGAAGCCAGGAAACGAATATTGGGCAGCGCGAGCCCCGAAGAAGAGCAGGAGAAACCCATTCTAGACAG GCCGACAAGGATCTCCCAGCCGGAAGACTCCAGACAGCCCAATAATGTGATCAGGCAGCCGCTGGGTCCCGATGGCTCACAAGGCTTCAAACAACGCAGATAA
- the SZRD1 gene encoding SUZ domain-containing protein 1 isoform X4, with amino-acid sequence MCLKDSRCLFHHRSEGRREPSVPLEPFHVGEIDRRLEKKLKITQKERKSKSPPKVPIVIQDDSLPAGPPPQIRILKRPTTNGVLSNPNSASRPAFPVKSLAQREAEYAEARKRILGSASPEEEQEKPILDRPTRISQPEDSRQPNNVIRQPLGPDGSQGFKQRR; translated from the exons ATGTGCCTGAAGGACAGTAGGTGCCTGTTTCACCACAGAagtgagggaaggagggagcccTCAGTGCCACTGGAGCCCTTCCATGTGGGG GAAATAGACAGACGGTtggaaaagaagctgaagaTCACGCAGAAGGAAAG AAAGTCAAAATCTCCTCCTAAAGTGCCGATCGTGATTCAGGACGACAGCCTTCCTGCAGGTCCTCCCCCGCAGATCCGCATCTTGAAGAGGCCGACGACCAACGGTGTGCTTAGCAATCCCAACTCTGCCAGCAGACCAGCCTTCCCCGTGAAATCCTTGGCACAGAGGGAGGCAGAGTACGCGGAAGCCAGGAAACGAATATTGGGCAGCGCGAGCCCCGAAGAAGAGCAGGAGAAACCCATTCTAGACAG GCCGACAAGGATCTCCCAGCCGGAAGACTCCAGACAGCCCAATAATGTGATCAGGCAGCCGCTGGGTCCCGATGGCTCACAAGGCTTCAAACAACGCAGATAA
- the NECAP2 gene encoding adaptin ear-binding coat-associated protein 2, with amino-acid sequence MAAMAAEPEDYEAVLCVKPAVHVYRVPPRTSNRGYRAAEWQLDQPAWSGRLRITAKGKTAFIKLEDKTSGELFAQAPVEQFPGIAVESVTDSSRYFVIRIEDGNGRRAFIGVGFVDRGDAFDFNVALQDHFKWVRQQSELARQAENPEQGPKLDLGFKEGQTIKLNIANMKKKEGATGNTRPRPVGPGGLSLLPPPPGGKSSAPVFPSGEQPSSLPKPTQLPGTPITDSLLSWPQPAAAPSAVAGDVWGDFAKASGSASNQTQANAGWVQF; translated from the exons ATGGCGGCCATGGCAGCGGAGCCGGAGGACTACGAGGCGGTGCTGTGCGTGAAGCCGGCGGTGCACGTCTACCGGGTGCCACCGCGGACCTCTAACCGCGGCTACAG AGCTGCAGAGTGGCAGCTGGACCAGCCGGCGTGGAGCGGCAGGCTGCGGATCACAGCCAAGGGCAAGACTGCGTTCATTAAGCTGGAGGACAAGACCTCGG gtGAGCTTTTTGCTCAAGCACCGGTGGAACAGTTCCCTGGCATTGCTGTGGAGAGCGTGACAGACTCCAGCAGATACTTTGTCATCCGGATTGAAGATGGCAATG GCCGCCGTGCTTTTATTGGAGTTGGCTTTGTCGACCGAGGGGATGCTTTTGATTTCAACGTGGCTCTGCAAGACCATTTTAA ATGGGTGAGGCAGCAGAGCGAGCTGGCCAGGCAGGCCGAGAACCCTGAGCAGGGACCAAAACTGGATCTGGGCTTTAAGGAGGGGCAAACCATCAAACTCAACATTGCG aacatgaagaaaaaagaaggagcaACAGGGAACACCCGACCACGTCCCGTGGGGCCTGGGGGCCTGAGCTTGCTCCCACCACCTCCTGGAGGAAAATCTTCCGCTCcagtttttccttctggagagcAGCCATCTTCGCTCCCCAAGCCCACCCAGCTCCCGGGCACCCCCATCACAG ACTCCCTCTTGTCCTGGccgcagcctgctgctgctccctctgccGTTGCTGGAGACGTCTGGGGAGACTTTGCCAAAGCTTCAGG gTCAGCTTCTAACCAAACTCAGGCGAACGCAGGCTGGGTTCAGTTCTGA
- the SZRD1 gene encoding SUZ domain-containing protein 1 isoform X7, with translation MEDEEVAESWEEAADSGEIDRRLEKKLKITQKERKSKSPPKVPIVIQDDSLPAGPPPQIRILKRPTTNGVLSNPNSASRPAFPVKSLAQREAEYAEARKRILGSASPEEEQEKPILDRPTRISQPEDSRQPNNVIRQPLGPDGSQGFKQRR, from the exons ATGGAAGATGAGGAGGTCGCCGAGAGCTGGGAGGAGGCGGCCGACAGCGGG GAAATAGACAGACGGTtggaaaagaagctgaagaTCACGCAGAAGGAAAG AAAGTCAAAATCTCCTCCTAAAGTGCCGATCGTGATTCAGGACGACAGCCTTCCTGCAGGTCCTCCCCCGCAGATCCGCATCTTGAAGAGGCCGACGACCAACGGTGTGCTTAGCAATCCCAACTCTGCCAGCAGACCAGCCTTCCCCGTGAAATCCTTGGCACAGAGGGAGGCAGAGTACGCGGAAGCCAGGAAACGAATATTGGGCAGCGCGAGCCCCGAAGAAGAGCAGGAGAAACCCATTCTAGACAG GCCGACAAGGATCTCCCAGCCGGAAGACTCCAGACAGCCCAATAATGTGATCAGGCAGCCGCTGGGTCCCGATGGCTCACAAGGCTTCAAACAACGCAGATAA
- the SZRD1 gene encoding SUZ domain-containing protein 1 isoform X1, whose product MPAQLKSICGFLGYSPLPGSEEIDRRLEKKLKITQKERAGSPRLDVATAMGKPFKKKTLKGRNGRKSKSPPKVPIVIQDDSLPAGPPPQIRILKRPTTNGVLSNPNSASRPAFPVKSLAQREAEYAEARKRILGSASPEEEQEKPILDRPTRISQPEDSRQPNNVIRQPLGPDGSQGFKQRR is encoded by the exons ATGCCAGCACAGCTTAAAAGCATCTGTGGCTTCCTTGGGTACAGTCCACTGCCAGGATCTGAA GAAATAGACAGACGGTtggaaaagaagctgaagaTCACGCAGAAGGAAAG agcCGGGTCTCCCAGACTGGATGTAGCTACAGCTATGGGGAAGccatttaagaaaaagacaCTCAAAGGAAGAAATGG tagAAAGTCAAAATCTCCTCCTAAAGTGCCGATCGTGATTCAGGACGACAGCCTTCCTGCAGGTCCTCCCCCGCAGATCCGCATCTTGAAGAGGCCGACGACCAACGGTGTGCTTAGCAATCCCAACTCTGCCAGCAGACCAGCCTTCCCCGTGAAATCCTTGGCACAGAGGGAGGCAGAGTACGCGGAAGCCAGGAAACGAATATTGGGCAGCGCGAGCCCCGAAGAAGAGCAGGAGAAACCCATTCTAGACAG GCCGACAAGGATCTCCCAGCCGGAAGACTCCAGACAGCCCAATAATGTGATCAGGCAGCCGCTGGGTCCCGATGGCTCACAAGGCTTCAAACAACGCAGATAA
- the SZRD1 gene encoding SUZ domain-containing protein 1 isoform X5, whose product MPAQLKSICGFLGYSPLPGSEEIDRRLEKKLKITQKESRKSKSPPKVPIVIQDDSLPAGPPPQIRILKRPTTNGVLSNPNSASRPAFPVKSLAQREAEYAEARKRILGSASPEEEQEKPILDRPTRISQPEDSRQPNNVIRQPLGPDGSQGFKQRR is encoded by the exons ATGCCAGCACAGCTTAAAAGCATCTGTGGCTTCCTTGGGTACAGTCCACTGCCAGGATCTGAA GAAATAGACAGACGGTtggaaaagaagctgaagaTCACGCAGAAGGAAAG tagAAAGTCAAAATCTCCTCCTAAAGTGCCGATCGTGATTCAGGACGACAGCCTTCCTGCAGGTCCTCCCCCGCAGATCCGCATCTTGAAGAGGCCGACGACCAACGGTGTGCTTAGCAATCCCAACTCTGCCAGCAGACCAGCCTTCCCCGTGAAATCCTTGGCACAGAGGGAGGCAGAGTACGCGGAAGCCAGGAAACGAATATTGGGCAGCGCGAGCCCCGAAGAAGAGCAGGAGAAACCCATTCTAGACAG GCCGACAAGGATCTCCCAGCCGGAAGACTCCAGACAGCCCAATAATGTGATCAGGCAGCCGCTGGGTCCCGATGGCTCACAAGGCTTCAAACAACGCAGATAA
- the SZRD1 gene encoding SUZ domain-containing protein 1 isoform X3 yields MCLKDSRCLFHHRSEGRREPSVPLEPFHVGEIDRRLEKKLKITQKESRKSKSPPKVPIVIQDDSLPAGPPPQIRILKRPTTNGVLSNPNSASRPAFPVKSLAQREAEYAEARKRILGSASPEEEQEKPILDRPTRISQPEDSRQPNNVIRQPLGPDGSQGFKQRR; encoded by the exons ATGTGCCTGAAGGACAGTAGGTGCCTGTTTCACCACAGAagtgagggaaggagggagcccTCAGTGCCACTGGAGCCCTTCCATGTGGGG GAAATAGACAGACGGTtggaaaagaagctgaagaTCACGCAGAAGGAAAG tagAAAGTCAAAATCTCCTCCTAAAGTGCCGATCGTGATTCAGGACGACAGCCTTCCTGCAGGTCCTCCCCCGCAGATCCGCATCTTGAAGAGGCCGACGACCAACGGTGTGCTTAGCAATCCCAACTCTGCCAGCAGACCAGCCTTCCCCGTGAAATCCTTGGCACAGAGGGAGGCAGAGTACGCGGAAGCCAGGAAACGAATATTGGGCAGCGCGAGCCCCGAAGAAGAGCAGGAGAAACCCATTCTAGACAG GCCGACAAGGATCTCCCAGCCGGAAGACTCCAGACAGCCCAATAATGTGATCAGGCAGCCGCTGGGTCCCGATGGCTCACAAGGCTTCAAACAACGCAGATAA
- the SZRD1 gene encoding SUZ domain-containing protein 1 isoform X2 produces MEDEEVAESWEEAADSGEIDRRLEKKLKITQKERAGSPRLDVATAMGKPFKKKTLKGRNGRKSKSPPKVPIVIQDDSLPAGPPPQIRILKRPTTNGVLSNPNSASRPAFPVKSLAQREAEYAEARKRILGSASPEEEQEKPILDRPTRISQPEDSRQPNNVIRQPLGPDGSQGFKQRR; encoded by the exons ATGGAAGATGAGGAGGTCGCCGAGAGCTGGGAGGAGGCGGCCGACAGCGGG GAAATAGACAGACGGTtggaaaagaagctgaagaTCACGCAGAAGGAAAG agcCGGGTCTCCCAGACTGGATGTAGCTACAGCTATGGGGAAGccatttaagaaaaagacaCTCAAAGGAAGAAATGG tagAAAGTCAAAATCTCCTCCTAAAGTGCCGATCGTGATTCAGGACGACAGCCTTCCTGCAGGTCCTCCCCCGCAGATCCGCATCTTGAAGAGGCCGACGACCAACGGTGTGCTTAGCAATCCCAACTCTGCCAGCAGACCAGCCTTCCCCGTGAAATCCTTGGCACAGAGGGAGGCAGAGTACGCGGAAGCCAGGAAACGAATATTGGGCAGCGCGAGCCCCGAAGAAGAGCAGGAGAAACCCATTCTAGACAG GCCGACAAGGATCTCCCAGCCGGAAGACTCCAGACAGCCCAATAATGTGATCAGGCAGCCGCTGGGTCCCGATGGCTCACAAGGCTTCAAACAACGCAGATAA